From Aegilops tauschii subsp. strangulata cultivar AL8/78 chromosome 5, Aet v6.0, whole genome shotgun sequence:
GGAAAGAAACTCTAACGAGAGGGAAAACATGACACAGATGAGGCCATTGTAATGATAGCCTCAATTTAGGGCATTGGGTGAGAAAAAATCAAACCAATGCCTCATTATTTTTCTACCTAACTGGGCTGCTCTAAGATTGTGCCAAAAATATTTCCGTTCCCCATCCCACGGCGCACGCGCGGTCGCTCCTCCTGATCTTCTTTAAGTTGAAGAGAAGAGAAACACGCTGCAAAGCAGCCACCACCCCTGTCCTCCTAATCGTACGGCCCAGCGGCGCCATGTCGTCGTCGTTCAAGCCCAACCCCCTCTCGCTGAGCGTACCGGACCCCGCTCTCGACCGCTGGCTCCGCGACTCCGGCTACCTCGACCTCCTCGACTCCTCCGcccccgcacccgccgccgccgccccaacaCGCGCCAGCCCCGCATCCACCTCCTCGGgggccggcgccgccgccgacctcctcgccttcgcgcgcaccctagccTCTCTCCTCGCGCTCAACCCCTTTGCGTGCCTCTCCGCCGCCGACCTCGCCGCGCCCACCCCCTCCTGGTCCCTCGCCTTCATCGGCGCCCCCGGCGTCGCCTCCTACTCCTGGCCCCCGACCCCCACCCAGGCCCGACTCCGCGTCCAGGAGAACGTCCGCCGCTACGCCCGCAACTATGCCGCGCTATCCATCCTCGTCTTCGCCTGCTGCCTGTATATGCCACTGCTATCTGCCCTCGTTCCTTCATCCTGCCTTCGTTTCGTTATCTTTA
This genomic window contains:
- the LOC109742263 gene encoding PRA1 family protein H — encoded protein: MSSSFKPNPLSLSVPDPALDRWLRDSGYLDLLDSSAPAPAAAAPTRASPASTSSGAGAAADLLAFARTLASLLALNPFACLSAADLAAPTPSWSLAFIGAPGVASYSWPPTPTQARLRVQENVRRYARNYAALSILVFACCLYRMPMSLLGLLASLAVWEAVRYCRNRWELATRAPGIGQALLHCAQIATAVLLYVCNLQFALVYAIGLSYAVMMLHASLRKLTPSSLSVPANKNRRAQPRRS